In Synergistota bacterium, the genomic window TTCTTCTCGTAAGAAGGGAGGAAAAAGCCGTAGTTCCATGTGGTATACCCTATATTTTTGGTACTCTTGATTCAGTTGACAAGAACCTTATATCGGACACCGTGCTTTCAAACAATGGCGTTGATCTCTTAGTAGACGAGATTATTGATCTTGATGTTGAGAGAAAGGTGGTTAGGACGAAAGGGGGTAAGGAGATTCATTACGATAAGCTGATATTAGCAACTGGATCTCATCCTGTCGTTTTGCCTATTCCAGGTCATGATCTTGATGGCGTATGGTTCGTTAAGAAGGATTATGCCTATCTATCTCGTCTTAAAGAAGCAGTTGATGAGGCCAATGATGTGGTAATAATAGGCGGAGGATTTATCGGTGTTGAATTTGCCGACGAGATATCTAAAAAGGGTAAGAAAGTAACCATAGTTGAAATTCTTCCTACTCTTTTGGGCAAAGCCTTTGATGAGGAGTTCTGCAAAGTGGCTGAGGAAGAGCTTGTGAAAAAGGGTGTAAGCGTGAGAACCAGCGCCAGGGTTAAAAGTATAGAGGGTAGCGGGAAGGTGGAAAAGGTGATATTAGACGATGGAAGCGAGATAAATGCAGATGTGGTCATAATGTCCGTTGGAGCTAAGCCAGAAGTTTCGCTTGCTAAGGAAGCTGGTATAAAACTTGGGTATACAGGTGCTATAGAGGTGGATACCTTTATGAGAACGAGCGCTAAAGACGTATTTGCGGTTGGAGATTGCGCTGAGCACAAGTGTTATCTTACCGATGTCGGTGTGTGCCCTATGCTTGCTTCAATAGCGGTTGCGGGAGCGAGATTAGCTGGCTCGAATTTGTATCAAATAAGGGTTATGAAGAGGACACCAGAGTCTATATCCGTTTTCTCGACTTTCGTTGGAAGTACCGCATTTGGAAGCTGCGGTTTAACCGAAACCATGGCGAGGAATCATGGGTATGATATCGTTATAGGTGAGTTTACCGGTGTAGATAAACACCCAGGGACATTACCAGAGACGAAAAAGCAGAAAGTTAAGCTCATTGTAGCAAGGTCGTCTGGAATGATAATCGGTGCCCAGGTTATAGGGGGTAACTCCGTTGGAGAGCTGATAAACCTTTTGGGGCTCGCGATTCAAGAGAAGCTAACCGCTGCCGAGCTTGCAACGACTCAGATAGGAACGCATCCTTTATTAACGGCTCCTCCGACAGCGTATCCGGTTATAATGGCTGCTTTAAACGTTTTATCTAAGCTATGATTCCTCCCCATATTACCTGATCACCGAGGTAAAATGTGGCAACTTGTCCTGGAGTTATAGCGGGAAGGGGAGAAAGAAGGGATACTTCCGCACTTCCGTTTAAAAGCGTAAACTTGGCTTTGGAGGGAGGGGTATGGTATCTTATTTTTACCTCTCCCTCCATGTTTTTTTGAATAGGGGTTAACCAGTTCACTTCAGTAACGATGAACCTTTCCCTAATAAGATCCTCATAGCTTCCTACAATAATCTCATTTTTTAGTGGATCAAGCTTTACTATATACTGTCTCTTTCCTGCAGCTATCCTAAGTCTTCTTCTCTGTCCAACGGTGTAGAGTCCTATTCCATCATGTTCCCCAAGCTTTTTGCCGGAAGTATCTCTTATCAGTCCCTTTTTAAGTTTGCTTCCGAGATTTCTTTTTATGAAGTCTCTGAAGCTTCCTTTTATAAAGCAGATGTCTTGGCTTCCTTTAAAGCTGGTGAATCTATCTATTCCTATTTTTCTTGCAAGGTTTTTAACCTCTACCTTGGTAAGGTGTCCAACGGGGAAAATCGTCCTTTCAAGATATTTTATATCAACGAGTGAAAGAAAATAAGACTGATCTTTAATCGGGTCCTTTCCCTTAAAGAGTCCAAAAGGCTTTTTTTTCGTTATAGCATAGTGCCCGGTAGCTATTTCATCTGCGTTGAGCAAGCAAGCCTGTTTGTATAGCTCAGGAAACTTTATATACCTATTACACATAGCGCATGGATTGGGTGTTCTTCCTACAGAGTATTCTTTCAAGAATGGAGATATCACTTTTTCCTTGAACGCCGATATAAGATCTTTTACTATAAGGTTTATGCCCAGAATCTGAGCGATCCTTCGCGCGTTTTCCAAATCCTGTTCTTCATTTAGGAGGAGGGTCAAACCTATTACTTCATATCCTTTTTCCTTAAGAAGAAAAGCAGATATAGCGCTATCGATTCCTCCACTTATACCTATTATTACCTTTTTTCTCATATCTTTATCGTCATAACATTTCCCTCAAGAGCGTCTATCCAAAGCAGTCTTTTCTCAAGAGTGGTGCCAATATCAAGAAGGATTTTTAAAACCTCACATGTTTGAAACCCTGCCGTTAACTCCACAAGGGGCGCTATTGCGGGGATGAGGCTGGGGGACTTTACACCTTTGGGATAAAGTATCTCGATATCCTTTTCTTCTCTTATGACACATACTCTTCCCCACCAGCCATCCACTGCTCCATGAACTACTGGTATTCCAAGCTCAACAGCGCTTCTTACGAGAATTTTCCTTGATTCTACGTTATCCAGCGCATCTACCACGACATTAGCTCCCTTAAGAAGACTCTTAGCATTTTCCCATGTTAATCTTTCACGTTTTGGGATAACTTCTACGCCCGGATTTATCTCTAAAGCTCTCCGTCGAGCTTCTTCCGCTTTCGATCCTCCAATGTTGTTAACCCTTGAGAGAATCTGTCTATTTAAATTGCTTTCCTCGAAAACCTCGGGATCTATGGCTACTATTTTTCCGATACCGACTCTGATCAAAGCTTCTATTATAAAGCCTCCGAGACCCCCACATCCAACCACCGCTACAATGCTTTCCTTGAGCTTCTTCTGTCCCTCTTCTCCCCAGAGAGGTATCTGCCTCGAATATCTTTCCATCATTCTCCTTTAAACTACCTCTATCTTTAGGCTTTCCGACATTTCCCTTAGGGCCCATTCATGCTTATCATCGCTGATGCTGGCGCATCCATCACGGTAGACCTTTACGGGATATCCTATCATTTTGGCATGCGCTCCCGTATAAAGAACACATATATTCGTTAGAACACCTGTTAGGTATATCTCCTTGATTGAGAGTCTTTTTAGGACCTCCTCAAGACGCGTTCCTATGAATCCATCGTACGTTCTTTTTTCAACCATGATATCTTCCAGAAGAGGAGAGAGTTCTCTAATTACCTCGGCTCCCCAGCTTCCTCTTATTGCATGGGGAGGCCAGTCTTTAAACTCCTTGTCATTTTCGCTGTGTGCATCGCATACATATATGACTTTGCCCTCTTTTCTAAACTCGAGGATCTTATCTTTTATAAAGGGAACGATCCTTTTTCCGCTTTCACCAATATATAGCTTTCCTTCAGGTTCTATAAAGTCGTTAAGCATGTCTATGACGAGGAGGGCCTTCACGCTCTTTCACCTCCCTCTCATCAGGAATTCGATAATGAAATTCATTTCCCTCTCTCTTAGAAAGGAGGCAATTGATAGGTAAATTTTCCATTTTCCAGGCGAGACCTCCTCAATAGAGGAAGCTTTAACGGGAAGTATCCCAAATTTTGGAAGCTCCGAGAGAAGTTTCTCTATTCTTTCCGAAGAGCTGCTTTCTATCTCTACCATGCGTACATTGGGAACCTTGCGCAAATTTCTGCCACTCTCCTTCTTATTATTGAGAGCTTTGTCTCATTGTCCCTTTCCTTTATCGTTTCATATATGAGCTCAGCTATCTCTCTCATCTCATCTTCTCCCATGCCTCTTGTGGTAAGCGCTGGAGTTCCCAATCTTATTCCACTCGTTATAAAGGGCGATCTTGGATCGTAAGGAATCATATTTTTGTTCACTGTAATTCCAACGCTTTCCAGGAGTTTCTCTGCTTCTTTGCCGGTTACGTTAAAGCTTCTGAGATCTATCAAAAGGAGGTGGTTATCAGTACCTCCGCTTACGAGTCTAAAACCTTTCTCTTTCAGAGCTTCAGCGAGAGCTTTGGCGTTATCTACTATCTTTCGGGCGTAGTTCTTAAAAGAGGATTTAGATGCTTCAAGAAAGCAGATGGCTTTTCCCGCTATCGCGTGGAGGAGAGGGCCTCCTTGTATGCCAGGAAAGACCATCTTATCTATTGCGGGTCCATATTCTTTTTTGCAGAGTATGAAGGCTCCACGAGGGCCTCTCAGTGTCTTATGAGTTGTGGATGTTATAAAGTCAGCGTGTGGAACGGGAGTCGGGTGAACTCCACCTGCTATTAAACCCGCTATATGGGCTATGTCTACCATAAAGTAGGCTCCCACGGAATCAGCGATTTCCTTAAATTTCTTGAAATCAATGATTCTGGGATAGGCGCTTGCTCCTGCCAAAATCAGCTTTGGTTTTTCCTTCT contains:
- a CDS encoding FAD-dependent oxidoreductase, coding for MKVDVLTIGGGPGGIIASVTAKKNYPDKSVLLVRREEKAVVPCGIPYIFGTLDSVDKNLISDTVLSNNGVDLLVDEIIDLDVERKVVRTKGGKEIHYDKLILATGSHPVVLPIPGHDLDGVWFVKKDYAYLSRLKEAVDEANDVVIIGGGFIGVEFADEISKKGKKVTIVEILPTLLGKAFDEEFCKVAEEELVKKGVSVRTSARVKSIEGSGKVEKVILDDGSEINADVVIMSVGAKPEVSLAKEAGIKLGYTGAIEVDTFMRTSAKDVFAVGDCAEHKCYLTDVGVCPMLASIAVAGARLAGSNLYQIRVMKRTPESISVFSTFVGSTAFGSCGLTETMARNHGYDIVIGEFTGVDKHPGTLPETKKQKVKLIVARSSGMIIGAQVIGGNSVGELINLLGLAIQEKLTAAELATTQIGTHPLLTAPPTAYPVIMAALNVLSKL
- the mnmA gene encoding tRNA 2-thiouridine(34) synthase MnmA — its product is MRKKVIIGISGGIDSAISAFLLKEKGYEVIGLTLLLNEEQDLENARRIAQILGINLIVKDLISAFKEKVISPFLKEYSVGRTPNPCAMCNRYIKFPELYKQACLLNADEIATGHYAITKKKPFGLFKGKDPIKDQSYFLSLVDIKYLERTIFPVGHLTKVEVKNLARKIGIDRFTSFKGSQDICFIKGSFRDFIKRNLGSKLKKGLIRDTSGKKLGEHDGIGLYTVGQRRRLRIAAGKRQYIVKLDPLKNEIIVGSYEDLIRERFIVTEVNWLTPIQKNMEGEVKIRYHTPPSKAKFTLLNGSAEVSLLSPLPAITPGQVATFYLGDQVIWGGIIA
- a CDS encoding HesA/MoeB/ThiF family protein, producing the protein MMERYSRQIPLWGEEGQKKLKESIVAVVGCGGLGGFIIEALIRVGIGKIVAIDPEVFEESNLNRQILSRVNNIGGSKAEEARRRALEINPGVEVIPKRERLTWENAKSLLKGANVVVDALDNVESRKILVRSAVELGIPVVHGAVDGWWGRVCVIREEKDIEILYPKGVKSPSLIPAIAPLVELTAGFQTCEVLKILLDIGTTLEKRLLWIDALEGNVMTIKI
- a CDS encoding cysteine hydrolase, giving the protein MKALLVIDMLNDFIEPEGKLYIGESGKRIVPFIKDKILEFRKEGKVIYVCDAHSENDKEFKDWPPHAIRGSWGAEVIRELSPLLEDIMVEKRTYDGFIGTRLEEVLKRLSIKEIYLTGVLTNICVLYTGAHAKMIGYPVKVYRDGCASISDDKHEWALREMSESLKIEVV
- a CDS encoding serine hydroxymethyltransferase, whose amino-acid sequence is MNFIESVDPEIASLIRNEEKRQKESLELIPSENFVSPAILEAQGSILTNKYAEGYPGKKYYGGCQYVEAIERIAVERACSLFKAQHANVQPHSGTQANMAVYFAFLKPGDKIMTMSLSHGGHLSHGSPVNFSGLFYDVIHYGVDKETETLNYEEIYKLAEKEKPKLILAGASAYPRIIDFKKFKEIADSVGAYFMVDIAHIAGLIAGGVHPTPVPHADFITSTTHKTLRGPRGAFILCKKEYGPAIDKMVFPGIQGGPLLHAIAGKAICFLEASKSSFKNYARKIVDNAKALAEALKEKGFRLVSGGTDNHLLLIDLRSFNVTGKEAEKLLESVGITVNKNMIPYDPRSPFITSGIRLGTPALTTRGMGEDEMREIAELIYETIKERDNETKLSIIRRRVAEICARFPMYAW